The following coding sequences lie in one Arachis ipaensis cultivar K30076 chromosome B05, Araip1.1, whole genome shotgun sequence genomic window:
- the LOC107640622 gene encoding uncharacterized protein LOC107640622: MEQIDLSSDDEGEDTSELTVSSTKKGMSLDMYFKVHGINLEDEEHEEDEEDELDDAVNDGGNGGQASNEGTIKKKTRGKTMCKNLHATDFNDRREVEFFGGQPIGPTKEVVSNLNQPLGTTVKNPRFVTLLYTSWHGVPKNLKEDMWEYANQKFILPITSKPWVMNGFCHAWKKYKGKIKKENFLKYNIKKEMIKNQPLEIPGVQFRKLIRYWSLPTVKAVSTKNAENRSKQTCPHRMGSTNFGIVCKYLAELQTRIEAGENDEDAFVGVLGKDQPGRVCCYGASITRSSLKKDEEIRQVKVEYNNKVESLEKKMDGVCSLLKVLVHQVNPGMIQEDVAALVQATQNSPLDASSSRPRNTLRSSESTHIPPKDTPEGINGSHGISHFA, encoded by the exons ATGGAACAAATTGATTTAAGTTCTGATGATGAGGGAGAAGATACAAGCGAGCTAACTGTAAGTTCAACGAAAAAAGGAATGAGTCTTGACATGTATTTTAAGGTACATGGGATAAATTTGGAAGATGAAGAACATGAGGAAGATGAGGAAGATGAGCTTGATGATGCTGTAAATGATGGGGGTAATGGAGGACAAGCTAGTAATGAAG gcacaataaagaagaaaacTCGTGGAAAGACTATGTGCAAAAATCTTCATGCCACTGATTTTAATGATCGACGGGAGGTGGAATTTTTTGGAGGGCAGCCTATAGGTCCAACCAAGGAGGTTGTATCTAACCTCAACCAACCCTTGGGCACAACAGTTAAAAATCCTCGTTTTGTGACTTTGCTATATACTAGTTGGCATGGTGTGCCTAAAAACCTCAAAGAGGACATGTGGGAGTATGCCAAT CAAAAATTCATTCTTCCAATAACTTCAAAGCCGTGGGTAATGAACGGATTTTGTCATGCATGGAAAAAATACAAAggcaaaataaaaaaggaaaatttCTTGAAGTACAACATAAAGAAAGAAATGATAAAGAACCAACCGTTAGAGATCCCTGGGGTTCAATTTCGCAAACTAATTCGGTATTGGAGTCTTCCGACTGTTAAG GCTGTGTCTACTAAGAATGCTGAAAATAGGTCAAAGCAAACATGTCCTCACCGGATGGGTTCCACAAATTTTGGAATAGTGTGCAAGTATCTG GCTGAACTTCAAACCCGCATAGAGGCAGGGGAAAATGATGAGGATGCATTTGTAGGAGTGCTAGGAAAGGACCAACCAGGTCGAGTTTGTTGTTATGGGGCTTCGATTACAAGAAGCTCTCTTAAAAAGGATGAGGAGATTCGACAAGTCAAAGTTGAATACAACAACAAGGTTGAATCATTAGAGAAGAAGATGGACGGTGTATGTAGTTTATTAAAGGTATTGGTACACCAAGTCAACCCTGGAATGATTCAGGAAGACGTAGCAGCCTTAGTACAAGCTACCCAAAATTCTCCTTTGGATGCCTCAAGTAGCAGACCGAGAAATACTCTTCGCTCCTCCGAATCAACTCATATTCCACCCAAAGAT ACTCCAGAAGGAATTAATGGCTCTCATGGTATATCTCATTTTGCTTGA
- the LOC107640621 gene encoding uncharacterized protein LOC107640621, whose protein sequence is MVEAMSWHHNERVKDGSLRHPADGESWKAFDSRHEDFSKEPHNVRLGLAIDGFNLFQTLSSTHSTWPIVLMGNNIDVFLQPLIEELKELWELGVETYDSKENKTFNMRACLLWIINNFPTYAMLSGWSTKGKLACPCCNDETSSIYLKHSHKTIYMDHRMFLPMNHPWRHNKRSFNGKTELRAPPQLLDRTTVFYILQGIDNSFGKKQRRSKNGILNWKKWSVFFDLPYWKFNMFRHNLNVMHIEKNIVDSIIGTLLDIFGKTKDHAAARFDLKDMGIRKNLQPRYMSDGKRTKLAKCVKKGAKLPDGSASNIARCVQQTEKKISCYKTHDAHFMLHYLLQVPIKSILPDHVAMALVRLCSFFRRICQKVISMDEVVNLEAEIVKTLCRLERIFPPSFFDIMVHLLIHLAIELRLGGPVQYRWMYPVERHMCTLKSYVRNRSHPEGSIAEGYLANECINFYSRYLNEDVQTRLNRVPRNNDEL, encoded by the exons ATGGTTGAAGCTATGTCTTGGCATCATAATGAACGTGTTAAAGATGGGTCGTTAAGGCATCCTGCTGATGGTGAATCTTGGAAAGCATTTGACAGTCGACATGAAGATTTTTCAAAGGAGCCTCATAATGTGAGACTTGGCTTAGCAATCGACGGATTCAATCTGTTTCAAACTTTGAGTAGTACACATAGTACATGGCCTATTGTTCTGATG GGAAATAATATTGATGTCTTTCTTCAACCACTAattgaagaattaaaagaattGTGGGAGTTAGGTGTCGAAACATATGATTCCAAAGAGAACAAAACATTCAACATGAGAGCATGTCTTTTATGGATAATTAACAACTTCCCTACGTATGCTATGTTATCTGGGTGGAGTACAAAGGGAAAATTGGCTTGTCCATGTTGTAATGATGAGACTTCTTCTATATATCTGAAACATAGCCACAAGACTATTTATATGGATCATCGAATGTTTTTACCCATGAACCATCCATGGAGACATAATAAAAGATCTTTCAATGGGAAAACTGAACTTAGGGCTCCACCGCAGTTGTTAGACAGAACAACTGTATTTTATATATTGCAAGGGATAGATAATTCTTTTGGGAAGAAGCAAAGGAGATCAAAGAATGGcattttaaattggaaaaaatggtCAGTCTTTTTTGATTTACCATATTGGAAGTTCAACATGTTTAGACACAACCTTAAtgtcatgcacatagagaagaatatAGTTGATAGCATAATTGGAACGCTTTTGGATATTTTTGGAAAGACAAAAGATCATGCAGCTGCGCGTTTTGACCTTAAAGACATGGGTATCAGGAAAAACCTTCAACCAAGATATATGAGTGATGGTAAAAGAACTAAGTTAGCAAAG TGTGTTAAAAAAGGGGCAAAATTACCAGACGGCAGCGCTTCCAATATCGCTCGATGTGTGCAgcaaacagaaaagaagatttcTTGTTACAAGACCCATGATGCTCATTTCATGTTACATTACTTGTTGCAAGTACCGATCAAGAGCATACTCCCTGACCATGTTGCCATGGCTTTAGTTCGATTATGTTCATTTTTTCGCCGGATATGTCAGAAGGTAATTAGCATGGATGAGGTAGTTAACTTAGAAGCTGAGATTGTTAAGACATTATGCCGATTGGAGAGGATTTTTCCTCCAAGCTTTTTTGACATAATGGTGCACTTGCTTATCCATTTGGCAATTGAATTGAGGTTAGGTGGTCCAGTTCAATATCGTTGGATGTACCCTGTTGAACGACATATGTGCACACTAAAATCGTACGTTCGTAACAGAAGTCATCCAGAAGGATCTATTGCTGAAGGATATTTGGCGAATGAGTGTATTAATTTTTACTCAAGATATTTGAATGAAGATGTCCAGACAAGATTAAACAGAGTCCCTCGAAACAATGATGAGCTGTGA